Part of the Salvelinus namaycush isolate Seneca chromosome 25, SaNama_1.0, whole genome shotgun sequence genome is shown below.
ctaatATAAGTTAagtaatgcttaggttgttatGAGCATACTGATAATAAGTGTGATGCACGTGACATTCTGGTAAACTGAGAAAAAACACAATTCATTGAATTGTCCCTGTTGAAATTCAAGGcatctatgcatattcatgagGCTAGAATAGCATCtcactctccattgaatacaggcggttgacgtcaacaccCTTATcgaatattgaaaatatattcAAATAACGAGATGTATCTACCAATCCAGAGAGGAATGGGCGGGAGCTTGACATCCCGCTGTTCCGCTCTATGGACAGCgaatcccattgttagggcggagtcACAAGCATCTTGTCATTTTGTCCAGGATCTCTGATAACATTGCTAGCCAGACAGTTATTAGTGAATTTTTTCGCGAAGTCAGTGGTCGATATTTGTGCAAAATATTCATTTTCTATCGCTTGATGTTGTTATGGTAGTTGCTTTTTAAGCGAACGTTTTACATTTCAAATCGTAGACCGAGGAATGAGTGATTTTCATTTAGGAATAACATGtcgataacattagctagctagccgaagtagctaacgttagctactgttATTATCTAGCTCTTTGTTTTGACTGTGATGGTCTGATGATGTTGAATCGCTTGGACAGCTGCTGGGGGCTCGATATAGTATTCGTATGAACAGACATATTATATTTTAATGGGTTGTTAAACAGTAGTTAATGTGTAATACCGTTACTTCTGTAACGAGTGGAGGATACATGTGGTTGTAAACTAACAATAGTACGTTTACAAGCTAGCTACTATAGCTAGCTAAACAACGAGGGGCTGAGAAGAGGACATGGGCAATTGTCTCAAATCGCCGACGTCGGACGATATATCTTTGCTTCACGAGTCTGACAGAGGAAGTTATGGGGACGCAGACGCGGATTTGGAGCCACCTCCGCCTTACCAGGTCAGACTTAATTTTAACTTAGATAGATAGTTTTATTAGTTATTTAGCTAACAAACGTTAGCTAGTCACTGCTGTGAAGTAGGGTTATGATAATTGACAGAATCATGCAAAACCCAGGGTAGGGGTCAAATGCATTTAACATCTTGGGAATCTGGTCAAAACATTTTCTGATTATTTAGCTAGCTGGTTGATGTATTTTCTTTTGTACTCTTCCAGACCATTTATGACTCATTCATCTAGCTCGGTAACGTTATAGTTTAAAGTTGCTGTCAAATGTATAGTTTCAATTTGCCCGAATGAAAGATTTAAAGACCAGGGGAAATAATAGATTTTGAAtattttgatatatatatatattttacctttatttaactaggcaagtcagttaagcacgaattcttatttacaatggcggcctaccccggccaaacctggacaaggGCCAATTGTGctcagccctatgggactcccagtcacggccagatgtgatacagcctggattcgaaccagggactgtagtgacaccttagACTATGCAGGGCCTTAGACTACTGAGCCACACGGGAGTCCATAGTGcattaaaattattattttcatagCTAGGTATTGCAACTGATTATGGGTCTGAGTTTTCATATTACAATAGTTTAACAAACCcagttacacaaaggaaaaaacacACACGCAGCACTTTTGTTGCCCAAATGCTTTTAAATCTCACAAAAGTGTTCCTAACAGGCTTGCCAAGAATATCTATAATGGGCAGTTTTTGTCAACTGCTTTATCCACGGCAGGGTGGATAACAGTACAACAGTATCTATGGGCTTAAAAAGCCTAAATGAAAAAACTTTAGCTGACATGAAATTTCTGACAAGTTagaaatagctctctaaggtatgcaatgactaacatgacaagaggaactgatgatgcactgcccaatttcaaaattgcaccttgtgcattctactattacaactaggTGTCATCTGGCATCAACTTTATCAATTGAATCCAATATAAGCCCAGCCACTCTTATAGGCAGGGTGAAACCGAGCTAGGAGGGTGGCCCATCCCACCTCACCCATACAGTGATTGATAAAACACTGGGTTGTGCGATcagtccatgtgtgtgtgtcttttctcCAGGAGCAGGCTCACATGCCGGTGTACCACCCCACCCCCAGCCAGGCCCGCCTGCCCACCCAGCTGACTGAGGAGGAGCAGGTCCGTATCGCCCAGCGTATCGGCCTCATCCAGCATCTTCCCCGGGGCGTCTATGACGGAGGCCGGGACGGCTCCGAGAAAAAAATCAGAGAGTGAGCATCTGCATACCACTGTTTTTATTCTTTGATATTATATATTGATATAATTAGTTTACCACTGTTTTTATTCTCTGATGTTATTGATAAAGATCGCTGATCATGTGACCTAACTAGGTAAAACTTCGGCCCTAGCTATAACATTTAACTGTGTGTTTAACATAACTAGTGCCCatagtttttcctggtcaggtaaTGTGCTCAGGAAAAATATACGACAGACTCTAATCAAAACTACTATTCATAATTGTATATAACCCATTTTCTAGGTGTGTGATATGTATGATGGACTTTGTATACGGGGACCCCATCCGGTTCCTGCCCTGTATGCACATTTACCACATGGACTGTATAGATGACTGGCTGATGAGGTCCTTCACCTGCCCCTCCTGCATGGAGCCTGTGGATGCTGCTCTGCTTTCCACCTACGAGACCAACTGACCCCTAAGACAACCCTACCCCATTATGATGAGCTCCGCCTAGAAtccctacaaacacacacacacacacacacacacacacacacacacacacacacacacacacacacattctacaaCCATCACAGACTTCTTACAGCGCCACCTCCACCAGCCCCAACAAATACATACACACGCTGCCCTCCTCCCCTCCGCTTTTAACTTTGGGATATAAAGTAGCATGGTGTCTTGGTCGGTGATGACATAGAGAGAGACTATGCGAACACTAGTGATTAACAATGAAAAGACTTTGACCCATCCACCCATCACCTGGAACTGGCTCTGAACTGAACAGGCTGAGTCATGGAGGACATAGGAGGACAAGCATGCAAaatatgtttgtgtgtctgtggtggacTGGGTTCCTGAGCCAGCTGTTGAATACAGTAGGCCTGGGTTGGTGATGTTATGgtgggaaggagggggagggggctgTTACACTGCATTTCCACTTGAGCAGGTCTCGGTGGTATCCCATCCCAGTAAATTGTTCACCATGATTAGTAGTTGGGAATGGGATTGGATAATTCTCTGTAGTCTGAATTTGGCCACCAGGAGGTATCCTATCAGATTCCTTTAAAAGCCACAGCTGGCAACACGATGACATGACTTATCTGTCTTCTAAAGTCTCCAAATCCTGCACTCTGAATATGGCTTAGTAAGGGTAAAAAAGCCCCAGGAAAGCCGGCATGGTGGCGTAATAATAGGTATCTCTCTATGGACTGAAGCTTACCCTGTTTTAGTGTTACAGTTGCAAAGTAAAATAAGTTACAGAGCATAGTATTCTTTAGGCTTACAACAATGTAACTATGGTATGCACATACACAGTGCAGAAATCACCCAAAGTCCATCCTTTATTAGACTATATACTACATGCATTAGCTTTTGTTTTGCCATTCAGATTTACCATTCGAAATAGCTCCACTGCCATTCCGAATGGCCTAAAGAAGTGTATGAGCTGTATGTCAGTCACCCTGTGTAAGGTTAATATGTTTTACTTTTAGAGGATTAACATAGCTGTCAGCCAATGTAAAGGGCTCATTTGTGCATGTGGTGGAGGATCAGTCTAGAAGTTAGGAATGCTTGCACACACATTAAATCTGATCCCGAGATTTGCACTTTACTTATAGGACATTAACGGAAGCATtatgttaatatatatatatatctataacCTTGCACTTTTcaatattatttattatttttgcaGCACAGAAGTTAGGATTGATATTGATAATGGTATCAATGCTACCATTGGTCACTTGTCACATTAAAGAAAAGCTCAATAGCTGAATATACATTCATGAATTGTGTGATTCAGTAGAGTGAGTCTCTGCTTTGTTTTGCTTGTCTTGATCctagtgtgtgtttttgtgtgaaagTGACTGGGAGAAGGGGAGACATTAAGAATAGTGGAATTTCTTCCCTTAAGTACTTAGCTTACTTATCTGTATTTTCAGTCTTCTCCCACAGTCCATACATCATTGCGCAAAAATACGTTCTGGCTGTTTTTACATACACTATGATTTCCTTTTTTGTTTGTcgctttttatatatatatatatacacatgtttGAAACTGCTGCTGCGGTGAATTATTTCCATTAAATGTTTAGTTTATATTATAATGATACCCTTTTCTGTATTTAtgtttgcagtggtggaaaaagtacccaaattcatacttgagtaaaaataaagataccttaatagaaaatgactcaagtaaaagtcacccagtaaaatactacttgagtaaaagttagagtatttggttttaaatatacttaagtaccaaagatcaatgtaattgctaaaatatacttaagtatcaaatgtaaagtataaatcatttcaaattccttatattaagcaaaccagacgacacaattttcttgttttttaaatttacggatagacaagggcacactcagacataatttacaaaacaaagcatttgtgcttattgagtctgccagatcagaggcagtagggatgaccagggatgttctcttgagaagTGCGTgcattggaccattttcctgtcctgctaagcattcaagatgtaatgagtacttttgggtgtcatgtaaaatgcatggagtaaaaaatacattattttctttaggaatgtagtgaagtaaaagtagttaaaaatataaatactaaagtacagataccccccaaaactacttaagtagtactttaaagtatttttacttaagtactttacaccactggatgtTTGTATATCTCCTACCTTTAGATGTATTGTTTGTCATTGTGTTTGTAGGAGATAAAAGTTTTGGCCATTAGAGTTTACACTGGTTTAACTATGCATCTGCAAAACTCTGTCCCAAAGATATAGAGTGCAAGAGGGAGAagatttacagtgcatttggaaagtattcagaccacttaactttttccacattattctacaatggattacattttaaaaatcccccatcaatctacacacaataacctgttttcactttgtcattatagggttagacattatgcaaatgtatatataaaaacaaaaaccttatttacagttgaagtcggaagtttacatacaacttagccaaatacatttaaactcagtttttcgcaattccttacatttaatcctagtaaaaattccctgtcttaggtcagttaggatctccactttattttaagaatgtgaaatgtcaataataggagagagaatgatttatttcagcttttatttctttcatcacattcccagtgggtcagaagtttacatacactcaattagtatttggtagcattgcctataaattgtttaacttgggtcaaacgtttcaggtagccttccacaagcttcccacaataagttgggtgaattttgtccgattcctcctgatagagctggtgtaactgagtcaggtttgtaggcctccttgtcgcagacgcttttttagttctgcccacaaattttctataggattgaggtcaggcctttgtgatggccactccaatacattgactttgttgtccttaagccattttgccacaactttggaagtatgcttggggtcattgtccatttggaagacccatttgcaaccaagcattaacttccttactgatgtcttgagatgttgcttcaatatttccacataatttccctacctcatgatgccatctattttgtgaagtgcaccagtccctcctgcagcaaagcacccccacaacatgatgctgccacccccgtgtttcacggttgggatggtgttcttcagcttgcaagcgtctccctttttcctccaaacataacgatggtcattattgccaaaaagttctatttttgtttcatcagaccagaggacatttctccaaaaagtacgatctttgtccccatgtgcagttgcaaaccgtagtctggcttttttaatggcggttttggagcagtggcttcttccttgctgagcggcctttcaggttatgtcgatacaggactcgttttactgtggatatagatacttttgtacccgtttcctccagcatcttcacaaggtcctttgctgttgttctgggattgatttgcacttttcgcaccaaagtacgttcatctctaggagacagaatgcgtctccttcctgagcagtatgacagctgcgtggtcccatggtgtttatacttgcgtactattgtttgtacagatgaacgtggtactttcaggtgtttggatgaaccagatttgtggaggtctacaattttttttctgcggtcttggctgatttcttttcattttcccatgatgtcgaagatgcattgagtttgaaggtaggccttgaaatacatccacaggtacacctccaattgactcaaattatgtcaattagcctatcagaagcttctaaagccatgacatcattttctggaattttccaactatttaaaggcacagtcaacttagtgtatgtaaacttctggcccactggaattgtgatacagtgaattataagtgaaataatctgtctgtaaacaattgttggaaaaatgacttgtgtcatgcacaaagtagatgtcctaaccgacttgccaaaactatagtttgttaacaagatatttgtggagtggttgaaaaacgagttttaatgactccaacctaagtgtatgtcaacttcaactgtaaataagtattcagatcctttgctatgagactcaaagtttagctcaggtacatcctgtttccattgatcatccttgagatgtttctacaacttgattggagtccacctgtggtaaattaaattggaatgatttggaaaggcacacacctgtctatataaggtcccacagttgacagtgcatgtcagagcaaaaaccaagacatgaggtcgaaggaattgtccgtagagctccgagacaggattctgtcaaggcacagatgtggggaagggtaccaagaacacagtggcctccatcagtcttaaatagaggaagtttggaaccaccaagactcttcctagagctggccacccggccaaactgatcaatcgggggagaaggtccttggtcagggaggtgaccaagaagccgatggtcactctgccaaagctccagagttcctctgtggagatgggagaaccttccagaaggacaaccatctctgcagcactcctccaATCAGTTCTTTAGGTTAGAGTGGCCTGATGGAAGCCAcctctcagtaaaaggcacatgacagcccgcttggagtttgccaaaaaccacctaaagactctcagaccgtgagaaacaatattctctggtctgatgaaaccaagattgaactatttggcctgaatgccaagcaacACTGCTgcaggaaacttggcaccatccctacggtgaagcatggtggtggcaacatcatgctgtcgATATGTTTTTCAgctacagggactgggagactagtcaggaacgaGCGAatgatgaacgaagcaaagtgcagagatccttgatgaaaacctgctcccaagtgctcaggacctcagactgaggccaaggttcaccttacaacaggagAGCGACCATaaggacacagccaagacaacgcaggagtggcttcgtataagtctctgaatgtccttgagtggcccagccagagcccggacatgaacccaatctaacatcttaAGAGAGACCtgaccaacctgacagagcttgagaggatctgcagagaagaatgggggaaatgttgtagcatcatacccaagaagactggaggctgtaatcactgccaaaggtgcttcaacaaagtactgagtaaagggtctgaatacttatgtaaatgtgatgcgtttttttaaattttatacatttgccaaaatgtaagaaacagtttttgcttttgttattatggggtattgtgtgtagattgatgagggggcgaaaactatttaattcatttttgaataaggctgtaatgtaacaatgtggaaaaagtaaatgttTTTTTACATATTTTGCTTCTTTTTTTTGTTCAGGAATCTGAAAATATATGTAATCTTGGTTTTTGGAAGGCCAAACAGCCCCCATATTGAATctgtaaaaaaattaataaactGGAAAGCACACACTTGGGTAATCCCTGAATGTGTTCTGAGACTGTAGTATCTTTTAGTTAAACCAGATGGTAGTACAATGTTATTTCCCCTTTAAAGCTCTATcaacacagtacatacagtatatcttgctccttttttttattttttatagctGTTATTATCGTGGCCATGGTGTTTGAAAGTCTCTTgccacaggcagcccaattcagattttttgttacgctaattggtcttttgaccaatcacgtAAGATCTTTTCACATAAGATGtatttcagagctgatctgattggtatgaagaccaattagtgaaaaaaaatatcagaattaggctgcctgtCGAGACATGGCCATACAGTTTTGTACAAAGCCAGGCTTTTATGGCCATGATCTGTGCTTTTACAAAAGGGATTAGCAACATGCCTGTTTGTTCCTCAGATTAGGTGTTTGACCCAATTAATCAATTAATCGGTGTGATTAGTTTAGCAATGTTGCAATGCAATCACCTGAAAAGCTTAGGCTAGCGAGGCTAATGTCATGATACGTAGGCAAGATTACATTAGGCAACGTTAAACAAAACATGGGCTCTGTCAAAAGAATTACTCTAGTTGCAACATGCTAACATATTTGTACTTTTCCTTGAAACTTAATACAATCATAATAATATATGCCAGTTAATATATGCCAttaagcagacacttttatccaaaacgACTTAGTCGTGCATGCATACAATACACCTAATCAGATTTTCTATGGCAACAGCTAGTCTTTGTTGCCCTTTCACTAGTAGTTCCAATCAGCATTAGAAAGGTTTTTGGGTGCAAGGTCTCAGAATGTATTCAAATCTTATTTTCATGAAGGAGCACTGACATGGAGCAGAGGGACTTTATTGTTGCCTTTGGGACTAGCGCTTTCATATATATGTACCTGCTCTACATGTGCATCTATAGGGGATGAGGTGTTTTTATACAATATAAAATAGTCAAATTATTAGTTACACCATGCAACTTTCCCAAAATAACTTTATTATTGCAACCCTGAAGTACTCAACAGACATGGCACTGTGAACAAAGTCATTGATTTCCAGCACTGGCACAGTAATTGTATTCAGATTGTTATGATTGTGGTGCCGCTGATCTTGTACGCTGTCTGTGGGCTCCCAGAGAAATAATTGTAAGAAGCCTACTGATGCCCTGATACCTGCAGGTTCTATTTTCACCAAAATGAACGCTCAACCATACTAAATCATAGGTTTCACAAAGTTAAATGACTTCAAATCATGATGTAAGATGATCAGGTACGTGGCTTTTTTTGTAAGTTATTTGTAACCTATAGTTTGtcattgtttatttgtttgttctATTGTTGAGTGACAGTTGGTGCTTAGTTAGTTTGAATAGCTTGGAATGGTGAATACTAGTCTTTGTGCCCTGAGTATTGTTGCCAGGTTATTGCTTGTACATTCCGTGGAAGGTGCCAGGCATAGAGCACTCCACCTCTGCCCTGGCGATCTCCGACATGTCCTTGGCATTGAGGATCAGCATGTACCCTGGCCTCTGGGCCCCGGGGGCCACCACAATGGTCAACAGGAGACCTGTGGGTCATTGGAAAACCACACTGGTTGTTAGAAAACAGCCTGGGtgcatagactagacgtaacatattATATCGGGGAatctcaaattagtatgatatgttatgtttagtatggttacataagacgaAGGTtacttaaccctttaacctaaaccttaaccccaaacccctaGGGTAGGTAACGTtcgccacctagctaacgttagccacaacacaTTGAAATTAGTAACAAATCATACATATTATATATTCATAGCATATTGTACGCATTGCagttcgtaacatatcatacgaaatgtaATTCATACCATAttatacgaaatggatgatggacatccacaaattaatacacaacatatcatactaaatggaggtagacagatttacatttactatgttacgtctacccctgagtccaggtttgAAAATAGAGTGCCCACCAAATTTTACAGTAACCCCACTTTTGATCAATTTTGCTGAGAAGAATTTTCTACTAAATTGAAATGCCTTGTCCCTGGATAAATAGCTAAAGTCTCTTAAACTCTCT
Proteins encoded:
- the LOC120020285 gene encoding RING finger protein 11-like, which produces MGNCLKSPTSDDISLLHESDRGSYGDADADLEPPPPYQEQAHMPVYHPTPSQARLPTQLTEEEQVRIAQRIGLIQHLPRGVYDGGRDGSEKKIRECVICMMDFVYGDPIRFLPCMHIYHMDCIDDWLMRSFTCPSCMEPVDAALLSTYETN